The following proteins are encoded in a genomic region of Necator americanus strain Aroian chromosome II, whole genome shotgun sequence:
- a CDS encoding hypothetical protein (NECATOR_CHRII.G8386.T1) yields MSRLLTFLIGAVIVVGAKGCSAGTGNNDYEWIEDPVFNMDISPPVGWTYFPAKSSDNYQIWYFVGQSNDTLLAKQRANTEIRAAMMDALTAANMPLYGVEVTSDYMPIQVENPTTNLRGVGPLYGKVEAGALAQTCIGGTADFVFQPYTVAVKVSLRNAANTRYKWNIAKNTFMQKLSLGFNARFNGEVTVDKF; encoded by the exons ATGTCAAGGTTACTGACATTTCTCATTGGAGCAGTTATTGTCGTTGGAGCAAAAGGATGCTCGGCTG gaACGGGAAATAACGACTATGAGTGGATTGAGGATCCAGTATTTAACATGGATATAAGTCCGCCCGTAGGCTGGACATATTTCCCGGCGAAA AGTAGCGATAATTATCAAATTTGGTATTTTGTGGGACAATCAAATGACACCTTACTTGCTAAGCAGCGAGCAAATACTGAAATTAGAGCAGCG atgATGGATGCGTTGACAGCAGCAAATATGCCATTATATGGTGTCGAAGTGACAAGCGATTACATGCCTATCCAG gttgAAAATCCCACCACAAATTTGAGAGGAGTTGGTCCGCTCTACGGGAAAGTCGAAGCAGGAGCGCTGGCGCAGACATGTATAGGAGGCACAG CCGATTTCGTATTCCAACCGTACACGGTCGCCGTGAAAGTTTCGCTCCGGAACGCGGCAAATACTCGATACAAATGGAATATCGCGAAGAACACATTTATGCAAAAATTATCCTTAGGATTTAACGCTCGATTTAATGGCGAAGTGACTGtggataaattttaa
- a CDS encoding hypothetical protein (NECATOR_CHRII.G8386.T3), producing the protein MHLVVLLLFLILSGQARWIAQDGDLDSKKRHERSGRSSELLGPSTDTTEVKDVKREVPEFRDGSETDLHAEKAIHKTDAAKMSEEKTSTLSKIVNGAKSLIDVAASGVRKITNGIRSLFRGNVTKEDEKETTTIRIVIDGSLRQISNDKSSEKSGSFADARNGDPLRVSMKRSLPLRRRKGLMEEETKEVHEENSSAQVKPSSEKSQEEKSEEKLERRKRSGEKFPAPSDTSKLSSKEGVQRKYVYTCSSQPDSAQRFHSITATTHGVHQALRLTDLQSIHERSGDRQALTPYIRAYIPYLTVTDRSLFTKMSRLLTFLIGAVIVVGAKGCSAGTGNNDYEWIEDPVFNMDISPPVGWTYFPAKSSDNYQIWYFVGQSNDTLLAKQRANTEIRAAMMDALTAANMPLYGVEVTSDYMPIQVENPTTNLRGVGPLYGKVEAGALAQTCIGGTADFVFQPYTVAVKVSLRNAANTRYKWNIAKNTFMQKLSLGFNARFNGEVTVDKF; encoded by the exons ATGCATCTCGTcgtattgttgttgtttttgattctGTCAGGTCAAGCTAGATGGATTGCTCAG GATGGCGACCTTGACAGTAAGAAAAGACACGAGAGAAGCG gaagaaGTTCGGAGTTACTTGGGCCTAGTACAG ACACCACAGAAGTAAAGGATGTAAAACGAGAAGTCCCAGAATTCCGCGACG GCTCGGAAACAGATTTGCACGCGGAAAAAGCGATTCATAAAACGGATGCAGCTAAG ATGTCTGAAGAAAAGACGTCCACATTATCGAAAATTGTGAACGGTGCAAAGAGTCTCATTGATGTAG CAGCAAGTGGAGTGAGGAAAATCACCAACGGCATCAGAAGCTTATTTAGAGGAAATGTGACCAAGgaggatgaaaaagaaaccacaACGATACGTATCGTAATCGATGGTTCGCTACGCCAAATTTCGAACGATAAGAGTTCGGAAAAATCCGGATCATTCGCGGACGCCAGAAACGGCGATCCTCTCCGTGTTTCCATGAAAAGATCGCTTCCTTTGAGACGAAGAAAAGGCTTGATGGAGGAGGAAACGAAGGAGGTGCACGAAGAGAATTCAAGTGCCCAGGTGAAGCCATCATCCGAAAAAagtcaggaagaaaaaagcgaagagaAGTTGGAAAGGCGAAAACGATCCGGTGAAAAATTCCCGGCGCCGTCTGACACGTCAAAATTATCCAGTAAGGAAGGCGTACAGAGAAAATACGTT TACACAT GTTCGAGCCAGCCA GATAGTGCTCAGCGTTTCCATAGCATCACTGCGACTACTCACGGAGTACACCAAGCTCTAAGGCTTACTGATCTACAGTCCATCCATGAACGATCTGGAGATCGTCA GGCATTAACACCGTATATACGTGCTTACATCCCGTATCTGACAGTAACTGACAG GTCTCTTTTCACCAAAATGTCAAGGTTACTGACATTTCTCATTGGAGCAGTTATTGTCGTTGGAGCAAAAGGATGCTCGGCTG gaACGGGAAATAACGACTATGAGTGGATTGAGGATCCAGTATTTAACATGGATATAAGTCCGCCCGTAGGCTGGACATATTTCCCGGCGAAA AGTAGCGATAATTATCAAATTTGGTATTTTGTGGGACAATCAAATGACACCTTACTTGCTAAGCAGCGAGCAAATACTGAAATTAGAGCAGCG atgATGGATGCGTTGACAGCAGCAAATATGCCATTATATGGTGTCGAAGTGACAAGCGATTACATGCCTATCCAG gttgAAAATCCCACCACAAATTTGAGAGGAGTTGGTCCGCTCTACGGGAAAGTCGAAGCAGGAGCGCTGGCGCAGACATGTATAGGAGGCACAG CCGATTTCGTATTCCAACCGTACACGGTCGCCGTGAAAGTTTCGCTCCGGAACGCGGCAAATACTCGATACAAATGGAATATCGCGAAGAACACATTTATGCAAAAATTATCCTTAGGATTTAACGCTCGATTTAATGGCGAAGTGACTGtggataaattttaa
- a CDS encoding hypothetical protein (NECATOR_CHRII.G8385.T2) yields the protein MCLRRETEMDVQESKSTGEIGEDTSLFTKMSRLLTFLIGAVIVVGAKGCSAGTGNNDYEWIEDPVFNMDISPPVGWTYFPAKSSDNYQIWYFVGQSNDTLLAKQRANTEIRAAMMEALTAANMPLYGVEVTSDYMPVQVENPTTNLKGVGPLYGKVEAGAVAQTSIGGTADFVFQPYTVAVKVSLRNVANTRYQWNIAKNTFMQKLSLGFNARFNGEVTVDKF from the exons ATGTGTTTGCGTCGAGAAACGGAGATGGATGTCCAAGAGTCCAAGAGCACCGGTGAAATTGGTGAAGACAC GTCTCTTTTCACCAAAATGTCAAGGTTACTGACATTTCTCATTGGAGCAGTTATTGTCGTTGGAGCAAAAGGATGCTCGGCTG gaACGGGAAATAACGACTATGAGTGGATTGAGGATCCAGTATTTAACATGGATATAAGTCCGCCCGTAGGCTGGACATATTTCCCGGCAAAA AGTAGCGATAACTATCAAATTTGGTATTTTGTTGGACAATCAAATGATACCTTACTTGCAAAACAGCGAGCAAATACTGAAATTAGAGCAGCG atgatGGAAGCGTTGACAGCGGCAAATATGCCATTATATGGTGTAGAAGTGACAAGCGACTACATGCCTGTGCAG GTTGAAAATCCCACCACAAATTTGAAAGGGGTTGGTCCACTCTACGGAAAGGTGGAAGCGGGAGCTGTGGCGCAGACATCCATTGGTGGAACAG CCGATTTCGTATTCCAACCGTATACGGTGGCCGTGAAAGTTTCGCTCCGGAACGTGGCAAATACTCGATACCAATGGAATATCGCCAAGAACACGTTCATGCAAAAATTATCCTTAGGTTTTAACGCTCGCTTTAATGGTGAAGTGACTGtggataaattttaa
- a CDS encoding hypothetical protein (NECATOR_CHRII.G8386.T2) — MHLVVLLLFLILSGQARWIAQDGDLDSKKRHERSGRSSELLGPSTDTTEVKDVKREVPEFRDGSETDLHAEKAIHKTDAAKMSEEKTSTLSKIVNGAKSLIDVAASGVRKITNGIRSLFRGNVTKEDEKETTTIRIVIDGSLRQISNDKSSEKSGSFADARNGDPLRVSMKRSLPLRRRKGLMEEETKEVHEENSSAQVKPSSEKSQEEKSEEKLERRKRSGEKFPAPSDTSKLSSKEGVQRKYVVGTPIHRVPKRKIAYSGSRSYLRRKNNNVYRRRRFVDDDERPILN; from the exons ATGCATCTCGTcgtattgttgttgtttttgattctGTCAGGTCAAGCTAGATGGATTGCTCAG GATGGCGACCTTGACAGTAAGAAAAGACACGAGAGAAGCG gaagaaGTTCGGAGTTACTTGGGCCTAGTACAG ACACCACAGAAGTAAAGGATGTAAAACGAGAAGTCCCAGAATTCCGCGACG GCTCGGAAACAGATTTGCACGCGGAAAAAGCGATTCATAAAACGGATGCAGCTAAG ATGTCTGAAGAAAAGACGTCCACATTATCGAAAATTGTGAACGGTGCAAAGAGTCTCATTGATGTAG CAGCAAGTGGAGTGAGGAAAATCACCAACGGCATCAGAAGCTTATTTAGAGGAAATGTGACCAAGgaggatgaaaaagaaaccacaACGATACGTATCGTAATCGATGGTTCGCTACGCCAAATTTCGAACGATAAGAGTTCGGAAAAATCCGGATCATTCGCGGACGCCAGAAACGGCGATCCTCTCCGTGTTTCCATGAAAAGATCGCTTCCTTTGAGACGAAGAAAAGGCTTGATGGAGGAGGAAACGAAGGAGGTGCACGAAGAGAATTCAAGTGCCCAGGTGAAGCCATCATCCGAAAAAagtcaggaagaaaaaagcgaagagaAGTTGGAAAGGCGAAAACGATCCGGTGAAAAATTCCCGGCGCCGTCTGACACGTCAAAATTATCCAGTAAGGAAGGCGTACAGAGAAAATACGTTGTGGGCACACCGATACATAGAGTCCCTAAACGCAAAATTGCGTACTCTGGCTCTCGATCGTATCTGAgacgaaaaaacaacaacgtgTATCGAAGGCGACGTTTCGTGGACGATGATGAGCGTCCCATCTTGAATTAG
- a CDS encoding hypothetical protein (NECATOR_CHRII.G8384.T1) encodes MDNSTVIRLLVIHHDFVAVFVYIDSIDVRFTCRNTWNVQDEGQRCGILCERFREIRAPYEITQYGKLRRYSESRIPNRNDQKCSVIQKT; translated from the exons ATGGACAACAGCACGGTTATACGCCTTCTGGTTATTCATCATGACTTCGTCGCTGTATTTGTGTATATCGATTCTATTGATGTACG cTTCACGTGTCGAAACACATGGAATGTTCAGGATGAAGGACAAAGATGTGGTATCCTTTGCGAACGTTTTAGAGAAATTCGTGCGCCATATGAAATCACACAATACGGGAAGTTACGACGTTACAGCGAATCCAGAATCCCCAACAGAAATGATCAGAAGTGTTCCGTTATACAGAAAACGTAA
- a CDS encoding hypothetical protein (NECATOR_CHRII.G8385.T1) — MSRLLTFLIGAVIVVGAKGCSAGTGNNDYEWIEDPVFNMDISPPVGWTYFPAKSSDNYQIWYFVGQSNDTLLAKQRANTEIRAAMMEALTAANMPLYGVEVTSDYMPVQVENPTTNLKGVGPLYGKVEAGAVAQTSIGGTADFVFQPYTVAVKVSLRNVANTRYQWNIAKNTFMQKLSLGFNARFNGEVTVDKF, encoded by the exons ATGTCAAGGTTACTGACATTTCTCATTGGAGCAGTTATTGTCGTTGGAGCAAAAGGATGCTCGGCTG gaACGGGAAATAACGACTATGAGTGGATTGAGGATCCAGTATTTAACATGGATATAAGTCCGCCCGTAGGCTGGACATATTTCCCGGCAAAA AGTAGCGATAACTATCAAATTTGGTATTTTGTTGGACAATCAAATGATACCTTACTTGCAAAACAGCGAGCAAATACTGAAATTAGAGCAGCG atgatGGAAGCGTTGACAGCGGCAAATATGCCATTATATGGTGTAGAAGTGACAAGCGACTACATGCCTGTGCAG GTTGAAAATCCCACCACAAATTTGAAAGGGGTTGGTCCACTCTACGGAAAGGTGGAAGCGGGAGCTGTGGCGCAGACATCCATTGGTGGAACAG CCGATTTCGTATTCCAACCGTATACGGTGGCCGTGAAAGTTTCGCTCCGGAACGTGGCAAATACTCGATACCAATGGAATATCGCCAAGAACACGTTCATGCAAAAATTATCCTTAGGTTTTAACGCTCGCTTTAATGGTGAAGTGACTGtggataaattttaa